In Massilia violaceinigra, the following are encoded in one genomic region:
- a CDS encoding ParB/RepB/Spo0J family partition protein — MSNSRPGIKVSGLISSGKVSAKEGVQESRAFDVPTSLPDSGEIEQIAGQRPHLQVASSASPMRWEVVIDELHDVDVDLVYDSPFQTEEDSIGRYDPESIDELAHTMANAGQQEPVVVRWVNGRFELIAGHRRIRAARSMGWTKIRARIVKLDDTAAEKGLMVHNEGRKENTDYKKAKLYARAKAKGYARTQDELAHMFATKQGSVSKRLAMLTLPEPILKMLDAKPDLIGMGTAKTIHELVEELPGEIDLVVKAVERIKEQNAPENSVRAWVAQMVQSRNKVHEKKRTDSKPKVITDPRNRQLYTAKLEGRVITLRVSAMELDPVEELALMVEYFQNKANAIATATSKPTEVE, encoded by the coding sequence ATGAGCAATTCACGACCAGGTATTAAGGTTTCAGGACTGATCTCCAGCGGCAAAGTTTCCGCCAAAGAGGGGGTGCAGGAGTCTCGCGCTTTTGATGTTCCTACTAGCCTGCCTGATAGCGGAGAAATTGAACAGATTGCGGGCCAACGTCCTCACCTTCAAGTAGCCAGCTCAGCAAGTCCTATGCGATGGGAAGTGGTTATTGATGAGCTGCACGACGTTGACGTCGATCTTGTGTACGACAGCCCGTTCCAGACAGAAGAAGATTCCATTGGGCGTTACGACCCGGAGAGTATTGATGAATTGGCCCATACGATGGCCAATGCCGGTCAGCAAGAGCCAGTCGTGGTTCGTTGGGTGAACGGACGATTCGAGCTGATTGCAGGCCACCGGCGGATCAGAGCGGCAAGATCGATGGGCTGGACGAAAATCCGAGCTCGAATCGTCAAGCTGGACGATACCGCGGCGGAAAAGGGACTGATGGTCCACAACGAGGGACGTAAGGAAAACACCGATTACAAAAAGGCAAAGCTATACGCGCGCGCCAAAGCAAAAGGCTATGCCAGGACGCAGGATGAGCTCGCGCACATGTTTGCTACGAAGCAAGGCTCGGTTTCTAAGCGGCTTGCCATGCTGACCCTTCCAGAACCCATCCTAAAGATGCTTGACGCAAAGCCTGATCTGATTGGTATGGGAACAGCAAAAACAATACATGAGCTTGTCGAAGAACTTCCTGGGGAAATTGATCTTGTGGTGAAGGCGGTCGAGCGCATCAAGGAGCAAAACGCCCCGGAAAATTCGGTACGTGCATGGGTTGCGCAGATGGTCCAATCGCGAAACAAAGTGCATGAAAAAAAGCGAACTGACAGTAAGCCGAAAGTCATCACGGACCCGAGGAACAGACAGCTCTATACAGCGAAGCTCGAAGGCAGGGTAATTACACTGCGCGTCAGTGCGATGGAGCTTGATCCAGTAGAAGAGTTAGCGCTTATGGTCGAATATTTTCAGAATAAAGCGAATGCTATAGCCACTGCTACGTCCAAGCCGACGGAAGTTGAATAA
- a CDS encoding ParA family protein, which yields MAMVTRTFQGVKAKLALELTGFNGTPKMFRSKFRDADDNVHALYSARQIREIRMKLLDIHPDHPRPVKLPPLIVDRTAKGGVGKTTIAGNTGTCLALSGYKVLLIDGDPQGTLTGLFGINPLTENITHVGDLMKRAARNEPTRISDAVRPIYEGGMLDLIPADITMANDSWLIGTLNREQAFVRLLEEEVAFFSQYDVIIVDSAPGSSLLATTFMLACKLLLAVVTPEPHSIAAMDVLASNVHEINSAFKNRDANLEVHIVVNKYNQTKKPHNDMLATLLAQYPSRINDVIVRDFVGFLREADPNNTSTNGTVLEKEPNSVGARDIIDLTKTLIKRYDIRLDYRVAGSEATV from the coding sequence ATGGCAATGGTTACTAGAACTTTTCAAGGCGTCAAAGCGAAATTAGCACTGGAACTTACGGGGTTTAATGGAACGCCGAAGATGTTCCGATCCAAATTTCGTGATGCTGACGATAACGTTCATGCACTATATAGTGCGCGACAAATTCGTGAGATTCGCATGAAGTTGCTGGATATCCACCCGGATCATCCCCGCCCCGTAAAACTTCCCCCTCTCATCGTTGACCGTACCGCGAAGGGCGGCGTCGGGAAGACAACGATTGCGGGCAATACCGGTACATGTCTGGCGCTGTCTGGTTACAAAGTTCTGCTGATAGACGGCGACCCTCAAGGCACGCTCACGGGGCTGTTCGGCATCAACCCACTGACCGAGAACATTACGCATGTTGGCGACTTAATGAAGCGAGCTGCGCGAAATGAGCCAACACGGATCTCAGATGCCGTGCGGCCCATCTACGAAGGAGGAATGCTCGATCTGATTCCTGCGGACATCACCATGGCCAACGACTCATGGCTGATTGGCACCTTGAACCGCGAACAAGCGTTTGTACGGCTACTTGAGGAAGAGGTCGCATTTTTTAGCCAATACGACGTGATCATTGTTGACTCTGCGCCAGGATCATCACTTCTGGCTACTACATTCATGCTGGCATGCAAGCTGCTGTTGGCTGTCGTCACACCAGAACCTCATTCCATAGCTGCTATGGACGTACTGGCGTCAAACGTACACGAAATCAACTCTGCATTCAAAAACCGAGATGCCAATTTGGAAGTACATATCGTTGTCAATAAATATAATCAGACCAAGAAGCCCCACAACGATATGCTCGCCACGCTGTTAGCGCAATACCCGAGCCGAATTAACGATGTCATCGTGCGCGACTTCGTCGGATTCTTACGCGAAGCCGATCCGAACAACACGAGCACAAACGGGACTGTGTTAGAGAAAGAGCCAAATTCTGTTGGTGCACGAGACATTATTGACCTAACAAAAACACTTATCAAACGATATGATATTCGTTTGGACTATCGCGTGGCTGGATCTGAGGCGACTGTATGA
- a CDS encoding response regulator, which produces MPVQLPLYRHPTMTVVIDDDRSSLAILDFHLEKSLATTAFNRARAALDWVSDIFSRVDLGGPQLLGFEDECGEGGTTAETDLERIYHFVGDPKRFSLPTVVVIDYAMPDMDGLEFCEAAADLPCKKIMFTARADASFAVAAFNRGLIHRFIRKQEPDALDQLETAIDALQNTYFLDQSRSQASQLDAHEFGFLRDPAAAAMVQGLCDRYGFVEYYLFTNPHGFLFFDAEGAPTLVPMMNARSLEWHADIAEEEGAPAELSAALRERRVVPFFHTGDGCWSPDLPGDPLKYCKPPQVTRGREDYYWAMFDLPDHYRKREPYSHARFLREHIDRA; this is translated from the coding sequence ATGCCAGTCCAGTTGCCGCTTTACCGTCATCCGACAATGACGGTTGTGATTGATGATGATCGTTCTTCACTGGCCATACTGGATTTCCACCTCGAAAAAAGCCTGGCGACGACCGCCTTCAACCGGGCTCGCGCGGCGCTCGATTGGGTGTCGGATATTTTCAGCAGGGTGGACCTAGGTGGACCCCAACTGTTGGGCTTTGAAGATGAGTGCGGTGAAGGGGGCACGACCGCCGAAACGGACCTGGAGCGGATCTATCACTTTGTCGGCGATCCCAAGCGTTTTTCGCTGCCCACCGTCGTGGTGATCGATTACGCGATGCCGGACATGGATGGGCTGGAGTTTTGCGAGGCGGCCGCCGATCTGCCCTGTAAGAAAATCATGTTCACTGCGCGCGCCGACGCGAGCTTTGCCGTGGCGGCCTTTAATCGCGGCCTCATCCATCGGTTTATTCGCAAGCAGGAGCCCGATGCGCTCGACCAGCTGGAGACGGCCATCGACGCTCTGCAGAACACCTACTTCCTCGATCAATCACGCAGCCAGGCCAGTCAGCTGGACGCCCACGAGTTTGGATTTTTGCGCGACCCGGCTGCGGCCGCCATGGTCCAGGGCCTGTGTGATCGCTACGGATTCGTTGAATACTATCTTTTTACCAATCCCCACGGCTTTCTGTTCTTTGACGCAGAAGGAGCGCCCACGCTCGTCCCGATGATGAACGCCAGAAGCCTTGAATGGCACGCCGATATCGCTGAAGAGGAGGGGGCACCGGCGGAGCTGTCGGCCGCGCTGCGTGAGCGTCGCGTGGTGCCGTTTTTCCATACTGGCGACGGATGCTGGTCCCCCGATCTGCCAGGCGACCCGCTGAAATACTGCAAGCCACCGCAGGTCACGCGGGGCAGGGAAGACTACTACTGGGCGATGTTCGATCTACCCGACCACTATCGCAAGCGCGAACCGTATTCGCACGCCAGGTTCCTGCGCGAGCACATCGATCGCGCCTGA
- a CDS encoding DUF4902 domain-containing protein, translating into MTTAQLRAVAHLATTIQADETLLREIQRIVPAKVAGFSEWRGQHDPEVWVRFHWYFDEVRNDFVVPAQGVSTNIVLVTPFKHDLSRSTFYRMLMRRLRRRLDWQPYVKLNPEAQGVRDDPQLPPMRAALRPMPIAMRPVHRDGTATWGRKTARELACLPPADQFAQIAKLARQKFSFDQTLAYARCKEDAYIYVLEENHRPAWREVYATEELAMRDPRLHMQRGAHTWHAEQWHAEDPAFWTAAIEQGIEHGWLMTSDDGLATLVLSRKGEAVTERELRLIEPSLIEIARFAHSMMRHQLRAPADTQTAAGAVLSDIERTILLHMHDGLQRKEIADRMRMSLSALDRHIKSFKVELKAKSSIDAINKARLHGMLPVTG; encoded by the coding sequence ATGACCACGGCCCAGCTGCGCGCGGTCGCTCACCTCGCCACGACCATACAGGCCGACGAAACCTTGCTGCGCGAGATCCAGCGTATCGTCCCCGCCAAAGTCGCTGGCTTCAGCGAATGGCGCGGCCAACATGATCCCGAAGTGTGGGTCCGTTTCCACTGGTATTTTGATGAGGTACGCAACGATTTTGTCGTGCCGGCCCAGGGCGTAAGCACGAACATCGTCCTTGTTACCCCCTTCAAACACGATCTGTCCCGGTCCACTTTCTACCGCATGCTGATGCGCCGCCTTCGACGGCGGCTCGACTGGCAACCTTATGTGAAGCTCAACCCCGAAGCGCAGGGCGTGCGCGACGATCCGCAGCTGCCGCCCATGCGTGCCGCGTTACGGCCCATGCCGATTGCCATGCGGCCCGTCCACCGCGACGGAACCGCGACCTGGGGCAGAAAGACCGCGCGCGAACTGGCCTGCCTCCCGCCGGCGGACCAGTTCGCGCAGATCGCCAAGCTGGCCAGGCAGAAGTTCTCCTTCGACCAGACCCTCGCCTACGCCCGCTGCAAGGAAGATGCCTACATCTACGTGCTCGAAGAAAATCACCGGCCGGCCTGGCGCGAGGTGTATGCGACGGAAGAACTAGCGATGCGCGATCCACGCCTGCACATGCAGCGCGGCGCCCATACCTGGCACGCCGAGCAATGGCACGCCGAAGACCCGGCGTTCTGGACCGCAGCTATCGAACAAGGCATCGAGCACGGCTGGCTGATGACGTCCGACGATGGCCTGGCCACGCTTGTTCTGTCACGCAAGGGAGAAGCTGTCACGGAAAGGGAACTGCGCCTGATCGAGCCCAGTCTGATCGAGATTGCCCGGTTCGCGCATAGCATGATGCGGCACCAGCTGCGCGCGCCCGCCGACACCCAAACCGCCGCGGGCGCGGTTCTATCGGATATCGAGAGGACGATTCTGCTTCACATGCACGATGGCCTGCAGCGCAAGGAGATCGCCGACCGCATGAGGATGAGCCTGTCTGCATTGGACCGGCATATCAAGTCGTTCAAGGTCGAATTGAAAGCCAAGTCCAGCATCGATGCGATCAACAAGGCCCGGCTGCACGGCATGCTTCCCGTTACAGGGTAA
- a CDS encoding helix-turn-helix domain-containing protein, translated as MTRAEKDVQDRAKRLRDALQRKNGGNASELARYANMVPQSVSKWLNGTQFPRDEALRLVAEFLNVTPEYLKFGTPTIRPPPTADSLILMYVKPLEAKLLTNFRESTEKGQQQMMISSTHAEKLPPEKLPAKGAASD; from the coding sequence ATGACAAGAGCGGAAAAAGACGTCCAGGATCGCGCCAAGCGCCTTCGCGACGCGTTGCAGCGGAAAAATGGCGGCAACGCATCAGAACTTGCGCGCTACGCGAACATGGTCCCGCAATCCGTCTCCAAGTGGCTCAATGGAACGCAGTTTCCGCGAGACGAAGCTCTCAGATTGGTTGCAGAGTTTCTTAACGTGACTCCCGAATACCTCAAATTTGGCACGCCTACGATACGCCCACCGCCAACTGCAGATAGCCTTATCCTGATGTACGTGAAGCCGCTTGAAGCCAAGCTACTGACAAACTTTCGAGAGTCGACGGAGAAAGGCCAACAGCAGATGATGATCTCATCGACGCATGCCGAGAAGCTGCCTCCAGAAAAATTACCTGCAAAAGGTGCGGCTTCGGACTAG
- a CDS encoding YdaS family helix-turn-helix protein → MMIEVEETGIAFAVRLCGTQSALARLIKHTPQAVQRWMAAGKPSKVGCKLIALALGGKVTRAQLDPDLFGPLVSV, encoded by the coding sequence ATGATGATTGAGGTTGAGGAAACTGGAATTGCCTTCGCAGTGCGGCTGTGTGGTACGCAGTCCGCGCTTGCCAGGCTCATCAAGCACACCCCCCAAGCCGTCCAGCGCTGGATGGCGGCGGGCAAGCCGTCGAAGGTCGGATGCAAACTTATTGCGCTTGCGCTTGGTGGAAAAGTTACTCGCGCCCAGCTCGATCCCGATCTTTTCGGCCCTCTCGTTTCTGTCTAA
- a CDS encoding helix-turn-helix domain-containing protein: MSISLMTAAWKSPLPSGQKFVLIALCDNANDQGECYPSIATIAYKCSMGERTVQGHITALEALGILRREMRRGRSTNYHIYSAHFDAPAESAPPQNPHPTPAKSAPPPPQILPKTPADLAPITTSKPSIESSVNRNTATGTRLPKDFALPKSWGDWALAKFPDWTEDHVREVAATFRDHWVPMAGSRGVKLEWEGPWRNWCRNARGPERATGARASQAWWASDASVAAEAARLGLQPAQAGESSLAFKGRVQAAIDNGGVPPAPPRQSRVGIIDPTVAPPRAKKGMPAGAVAGMKAILKASRARKNQPTTDEDDV, from the coding sequence ATGAGTATTAGTTTAATGACAGCAGCATGGAAGTCGCCGTTGCCGTCGGGGCAGAAATTTGTGTTGATCGCGCTATGCGATAACGCCAACGACCAGGGCGAGTGTTATCCGTCGATCGCGACGATAGCGTACAAATGCAGCATGGGCGAGCGTACCGTTCAGGGCCACATCACGGCCTTGGAAGCGCTCGGCATCCTTCGGCGCGAAATGCGGCGTGGCCGCAGCACGAATTACCACATCTATTCGGCCCATTTCGACGCCCCCGCAGAATCCGCACCCCCGCAGAATCCGCACCCAACCCCCGCAAAATCTGCACCCCCACCCCCGCAGATTCTGCCAAAAACCCCCGCAGATCTCGCACCCATAACCACCAGTAAACCATCAATTGAATCATCAGTTAACCGGAACACGGCAACCGGTACCCGTTTGCCCAAAGATTTTGCACTTCCGAAATCATGGGGTGACTGGGCGCTGGCGAAGTTTCCAGATTGGACCGAAGACCATGTTCGCGAGGTGGCTGCGACGTTCCGGGACCACTGGGTGCCGATGGCAGGTTCCCGTGGCGTCAAGCTCGAATGGGAAGGCCCGTGGCGCAACTGGTGTCGCAATGCCCGAGGTCCGGAACGCGCGACTGGCGCGCGGGCCAGCCAAGCTTGGTGGGCGTCGGACGCCAGCGTCGCGGCCGAAGCTGCGCGGCTGGGACTGCAACCGGCGCAAGCCGGCGAGTCCTCCCTGGCGTTCAAGGGCCGGGTGCAGGCTGCGATCGACAACGGCGGGGTCCCGCCGGCACCACCGCGCCAGAGCCGCGTGGGAATCATCGATCCGACCGTGGCGCCTCCCCGCGCCAAAAAAGGAATGCCGGCCGGTGCCGTGGCCGGCATGAAAGCGATTTTGAAAGCATCACGAGCACGAAAAAACCAACCTACCACCGATGAGGACGACGTATGA
- a CDS encoding helix-turn-helix transcriptional regulator, producing MNLRLRHDAIVRSLRRNSTSTVGALAEEIGVSRRTVLRDISALRDEGFVIYSEPGRGGGLQLNLQSVQTTPRLSVAEVFALLISVASMRAAMNIPFSGLADAGLAKIEQALPSDNVRDLRRFLDCLYVGQLSPLVDISNMEAMEPALLPAFEQAFLQRLHLGFQYRDAKGGVTSRLVEPQAMLILPPLWYLVAWDPAREDFRHFRMDRISKPECILGTPFRRRRVLFEDGVSPIRDFPR from the coding sequence ATGAATCTTCGCCTTAGACATGACGCCATCGTACGCAGCCTTCGCCGCAACAGTACTTCGACAGTCGGAGCCTTGGCGGAGGAGATTGGCGTATCTAGGCGTACGGTGTTGCGTGACATCAGCGCGCTGCGCGATGAGGGCTTCGTCATATATTCCGAACCGGGTCGCGGCGGTGGCCTGCAACTTAATCTGCAATCGGTTCAGACCACGCCGCGCCTCTCGGTCGCCGAGGTGTTTGCGCTGCTGATCAGCGTCGCATCTATGCGAGCCGCCATGAATATACCTTTTTCAGGTCTTGCAGATGCCGGGCTGGCTAAGATTGAGCAGGCTCTGCCGTCCGACAACGTGCGCGACCTGCGCAGGTTTCTGGATTGCCTGTATGTCGGGCAGCTTTCACCACTGGTGGATATATCAAATATGGAAGCGATGGAGCCTGCCCTGCTGCCCGCGTTTGAGCAAGCTTTTCTCCAGCGGCTGCACCTAGGTTTCCAATATCGCGACGCAAAAGGGGGCGTAACCAGCCGCCTTGTCGAACCGCAAGCCATGCTAATCTTGCCTCCGCTCTGGTATTTAGTGGCTTGGGATCCCGCGCGCGAGGACTTCCGTCATTTTCGAATGGACCGGATCAGCAAACCGGAATGCATCTTGGGCACACCGTTTCGCCGACGGCGTGTGCTATTCGAAGATGGCGTCTCCCCGATTCGTGATTTTCCTCGTTGA
- a CDS encoding alpha/beta fold hydrolase, whose translation MSTTNNFPKPTFIPLNGVVLEVFEAGRENGGDPIVLCHGWPEHAFTWRHQIPALLAAGYHVIIPNQRGYGNSSCPTEVMDYDIRNLSGDLVALLDHYGYQNATFVGHDWGAMVVWGLTLLYPDRVNKVINLSLPYQERGERPWIEALEQILGSDYYLVHFNRKPGVADAILDENTFRFLRNLYRKSMPLKEAEPGMAMINLARAETPLGEPLMSDSELAVFVSAFEKTGFTGSINWYRNLDRNWHLLADVDPVIQQPTLMIYGDRDVVPKSERLAEFVPNVDVISLDCGHWIQQEKPNETNQAILNWLARQSLT comes from the coding sequence ATGTCAACCACAAACAATTTTCCCAAGCCTACGTTTATTCCACTCAATGGCGTGGTACTGGAAGTCTTTGAAGCAGGCCGCGAAAACGGTGGCGATCCCATTGTTCTCTGTCATGGCTGGCCAGAGCACGCCTTCACTTGGCGCCATCAAATTCCGGCCCTTCTCGCGGCGGGCTACCATGTCATCATCCCCAACCAGCGGGGCTACGGCAACTCGTCCTGTCCGACCGAAGTGATGGACTACGACATCCGAAATCTGTCGGGCGATCTTGTCGCTCTTCTCGATCACTATGGATACCAGAATGCGACCTTCGTTGGTCATGACTGGGGTGCAATGGTCGTTTGGGGCTTGACCCTGCTCTATCCGGACCGCGTAAACAAAGTGATAAATCTGAGCCTGCCTTACCAGGAGCGTGGCGAAAGACCCTGGATCGAGGCCTTGGAGCAAATCTTGGGCAGCGACTATTACCTTGTCCATTTCAATCGAAAGCCGGGTGTCGCGGACGCTATATTGGACGAGAATACGTTCCGGTTCCTGCGCAATCTGTACCGGAAAAGCATGCCACTGAAAGAGGCCGAGCCGGGCATGGCAATGATCAATCTGGCCAGAGCAGAAACGCCACTTGGCGAGCCTTTGATGAGCGATAGCGAGTTAGCCGTTTTCGTCTCCGCCTTCGAAAAAACTGGGTTCACGGGCAGTATTAACTGGTACAGGAATCTCGACCGCAACTGGCACCTATTGGCGGATGTGGACCCTGTCATCCAACAACCTACGCTCATGATTTATGGGGACCGTGATGTGGTCCCTAAATCAGAAAGACTGGCGGAGTTCGTGCCCAACGTGGACGTGATCAGTCTGGATTGCGGTCACTGGATCCAGCAGGAAAAGCCAAACGAAACCAACCAGGCGATATTGAATTGGCTGGCACGGCAGAGTTTAACCTGA
- a CDS encoding tyrosine-type recombinase/integrase, producing MSSTLFKVGKYYHYRFRLAGGARRQRTTHEVNHKRAHAIMSKAYADAVLLASGMQPVPTLEELIEQWEDLRAPIASKSHRRGIDVFKRRHLHGLGQLLISDLGTEIIEKARNAHLATRKSATANHWLRKLKLLVNWAVKRKIIPKLPWDVPMLSVQKIPRATLPTTSTDDWLAEIDKATMRSPSVAIAVRLMYGLGLRESEAASACWEWIDWERRTFTPGITKGKEAVPVPMPRWLVAYLAPERRPQGLIAPGKQGRELPDGFARYAMRRANAATSLTGITPHRLRGTCATLMSEEGTPIQTIQAIMRHKDPKTTMGYLEVNMDIASRAQDRIEDKIYGGRKMGDGRKTGPSGA from the coding sequence ATGTCCAGCACCCTGTTCAAGGTTGGCAAGTATTACCACTACCGCTTCCGGCTCGCCGGTGGCGCGCGGCGCCAGCGCACCACCCACGAGGTGAACCACAAGCGCGCCCACGCGATCATGTCCAAGGCGTACGCCGATGCCGTCCTGCTCGCGAGCGGCATGCAGCCGGTCCCGACGCTGGAGGAATTGATCGAGCAATGGGAGGACCTGCGCGCGCCGATCGCCAGCAAGTCGCATCGCCGCGGGATCGACGTTTTCAAGCGCCGGCACCTTCACGGGCTGGGCCAGCTGCTGATTAGCGATCTCGGCACGGAGATCATCGAGAAAGCGCGTAACGCGCACTTGGCCACGCGCAAGTCGGCCACCGCGAACCACTGGCTGCGCAAGCTCAAGCTGCTGGTGAACTGGGCCGTCAAGCGCAAGATCATTCCCAAGCTGCCGTGGGACGTGCCCATGCTGTCGGTCCAGAAGATCCCGCGCGCCACCTTGCCCACCACGTCCACCGACGACTGGCTGGCCGAAATCGACAAGGCGACCATGCGCTCGCCGTCTGTCGCCATCGCTGTGCGTCTAATGTACGGCCTGGGCCTGCGCGAGTCGGAAGCGGCCAGCGCCTGCTGGGAGTGGATCGACTGGGAGCGGCGAACTTTCACGCCCGGCATCACCAAGGGGAAAGAGGCGGTCCCAGTGCCGATGCCGCGCTGGCTGGTTGCATACCTGGCGCCCGAACGACGACCGCAGGGCCTTATCGCGCCAGGTAAGCAGGGCAGGGAGCTGCCGGATGGGTTCGCCCGATACGCGATGCGTCGCGCCAACGCCGCCACCTCTCTCACCGGCATCACGCCCCACCGCCTGCGCGGCACCTGTGCCACGCTCATGTCGGAGGAAGGCACGCCCATTCAGACCATACAGGCCATCATGCGCCACAAGGACCCCAAGACCACGATGGGCTACCTAGAAGTGAACATGGACATCGCAAGCCGCGCGCAGGACCGGATCGAGGACAAGATCTATGGCGGGCGGAAAATGGGCGACGGGCGTAAAACCGGCCCTAGCGGCGCTTGA